The region TTAAACCCTTGGAAGCAGAACCCAATGCAGGTCCAAAGCCTGGCTCAATTGTAATTATGACTTCATTAGTTGATAAAGCACCAGTTATAACCTTTGCCTTCTTGTTCAGATCTAAGTGtagctgctgcctttgcaggGAGGATTTTAATGGAGAGACAACTTCTGTTTCAATGAATCACAGCCTCCACACGCAGGCAGAGTACCAAAAAATTGCATTTGCTTTTCAATGGAGTGAAGCAAATACTAGTTCTATGTTCTATGaagaacacaaaaagaaagagcTGCATGGAGGAAAAAGTCAGTGGCACTTTCAGAGAAACCTGGTGATGGCACCTCTGTTCCATCAAGCTCTGACCTTGAAACCACTCAGGTTTAAACCCCTGACTAACAAGCTGCacaccagagctcctggggagctgcagttACGCTGGCTGTGAGTCCTACCTGGCTCTGACACCAGAGGCACGTGGGACAGCCTGCTCCTGGCCCTGGTCAGGGGTCTCCGTGGGTACTCGTCCTTGCAGTCCAGCTGCCAGCCCGGGGGCTGCGTGCTCTGCTCCcggctgccagccccacaggcaCTCCCACTAGTCCTGTCATGCCcaggctctcctgcagccccacagtcCGGCAGTGTCCTAAGTGCAAAGTCTGGCCCGTCCCTGCAGGCCCCACTGGTGGAGGGGCTCTCCCCATCGCACCCCCCGCTCGTCCTGCGCCGCTGCGCCCGGGAGCAGCAGCGGGAGCACACGGAGCTCTCCTCGGGCTCCCTCTCACtgcacccttccctcctgcagggagagcagccacACTGCCTGCactcctctccagctgctgggctgctgccagcacagtgcCTCTGGGCGGCCTGGGCAcagtcagggctgggggaagcagcagtgcaggagctggGTGTAGCCGTGGATGCCGGGGCGTTGCTGCAGCTGCCGTAGGAATCcttgctcttgctcctctcgGGCATGTCACTGGCTGCTTTCATGTCAGCTTTGATCTGCTCGCTGGTCACCTGGCAGCCCTTCTCACAGCTGCTCTCCTCCACAGGGAACTGCTTGGCCTGGCCCCCGTGGCTGGTGCTGCATCTCTTCCGCAGGGGGGTCTTGCCTTTGCCGCTCACTGCAGGAGTGAAGGGAGAGCAGTGAGAAACCCCAACAAACCTGAGTGCTCTTCTGCTACTGAAAcacagggcagcccagaggcccaTGACAATCTCCCCAGGAATGGCAATTATTGGTATTTGTAGCTGTTGCTGCACCTTTGGAACATCCTGCAGGTATTTTTGGAATGATGTGCTGGAGGCTTTGCCTCACAAATCCACCAGATTGTCCAGAGCAGCTCACTGctcacacaggcacagcaaaatGAAAGACACACTGATAACAGAATCAAAGAatatggaatggtttgggttggaaggaccttaaatcccatccagtgccacccctgccatggcagggacacctcccactgccccaggtgctcccagccctgcccagcctggcctgggacactgccagggatccaggggcagccacagctgctctgggcaccctgtgccagggcttcacaccctcccagggagggattttttttctaatatttaatcTAGAGAGGCTTCTGTTTTCTTAAATAAGAGGAATACATCTGAGGAATCAAACAGGAACAGACAGGACTGAAGTTCACatttcagcagctcagctccccctCCTGGGtctgggcagtgctgccagcagaaaCAGCAGGTTCAGCTCATAGGTGaataaaaacccacacaaaTCATAACAGAACTTAATCCCAAgatcactgaggttggaaaagccctcccagcccatccagtcccagctgtgccccatccccaccttgtctccagcccagagcactgagtgctaCCTCCAACCCTTCCTTGGACaccaccagggatggggatccaaacctccctgggcagcccctgccaaggcctgagcaccctttccatGCAGGAATTCCTCCTGAATGTCTGTATGAATCCTCTCAGCTCATTacactgccccaaatccccaataTTGGCAGTACAAAACTGATGTAAATTCTCTCCAAACACAGATTCCTTCCCCCCTGAAGCCAGAACTGACATCCACACTGTGGGCTCACAGGAGTGATAAATTCTGTCCACTGGGAATCCCAAAGGGGAGCTGCAGGTCTCTGTTCAGTGCAGCACCACTATCTGTGTTTCTGTAcaagagctgtggctgcagctcaaACATCTCCTTCCACCTTCACTCCACATTCCAAACCAAGCTGGAAATGAACCTGAACCACGTGGAAAGACTGAAGCTTAAGCAGGAATGCTGCACACCTGAAGGTTCCCTGGTTTCCACTGGATCCCTGCTCTTCTCTTCCCCATCTGAGTAATTCTGTGCAATGCTGCTGGAGATGCAGGCTCTGGAAGTGCCCATgttttcctcctcatcctcactgtCTGAATCATGGATGGTAATAGGAGCTGCTTTTACAGCAGGTTGAATTCCACTTGGTCCTGAGAAGGAGAATATCAGCATTTCATGTAAAAATTAACCAGGCATGGATTAAAGGGCCAAAAATCTTTTAGCACTGCTTgaaaaactgataagaaattAACTGGAGTCAATTGAGTCACCCATTCTGTGGGGCCCCTCACTAAAATCTAAATGGGAGAAGAGCAAAATACTGCATGTCAGCATTGAAGGATTCTGGTTTGGAAGGGGAGGAGTGTCACAATGGAGTGTTACTTCAGGTTGTTGGGATATTCAGCAGAAAATTATACTGTCCAGCTAAAAGTGGCGATAAAAGAATCAAGACTGCCTTGTGTCActaattatattaaattaaattaacacTGGAACAAGTTGTGTGGCTCgagaaaaggcaaaaacaaCCCAAGTGCTGCAGTGAAAGAACTAAGGCCATGAAGACCAAGAGAGCAACAGGACAAGTTCATTGAGGCCTTCTGACCTTTATTATACTGAGCACAAAAATCAGGTTTAAGGTCAAGTATTTCCCTGCACATGCAAAGAAAGCTCTGGGCTGTACCAGAGAACAAATTCCTTCACAGAACTAAGCTGTGCTAACATCATTATTCAAAATCAGGCAACCCTGCTTAAGCCAAACATCCAAAACCAGACTTAGAGTGGAGAATGAATCCCTCAGGGAGATACCAAGAAGGGATTTCTTCCCAAACCCAGTTACCTGCTTGCTCCTCATCCACCTCCATGGGAACaacagcctggctgggagctggcagctcgTCCTgaccctgcccagcagcctccccttcctcctgtgccacctcctccaTCTCATTCAGGGCTGCAAAGGGAACAGGAGGTCAGGAACAGGAAACAGAACAAACTGAGCCCTCAAACACCCACAGGAAATAATTGAAAACTGCCTTGATTCCTTTGGTGAACCCCTGGGTTTCACAAATTATCTCACAGATTTGTTCTTCATCTCTGTAGCCAAAGCCCAGCCTAACTTTTGGGGCTTAGCTCACTCAAATTAAAGCTCCACACCAGGAGATGAAAGAGCAACAAGCTTTCAGGGCAGATTCCCATCTTCACCAGGAGCCTATGTGAGTGGGAATGCAGATAAAATCCTACTCCAAAAGCTGCCCCAGGATTCCCCTCAGCTGCAAttccccccaaagccccccaggaTTACCCTCAGCCCCaatctgctgctcctcagcgGGGCCCTCCTGGCGCAGCTCGTTCTCCTCGTTCTGCTCGTTGGGGTGCTGGTGGTTGTTGTGGTGCATGTTggggttgttgttgttgttgttctggtggttgttgttgttgtcattGTCATTGTTGGAGTTCTGATTGCTCACCAGGGCAGAGGAGACCCCAATTCCTGTGCCTGCACTCAGGCCCACACGAGCACAGCCCTGAAACAAAGGCAGAAATTCAGATTTGAGAAGATGGAGGTGTTATCTCAACATCCCCTAAAGGCACCAGGAAAACCACTCTGCTGGAATGTCTGGGACAGCAGAACTGTCCCTCAGATTTCCTGAGAGCAGAGGTCCATCCTCAGGCTGGCAACCCAGAACTTACACTGTTCAACTCCCAATGAAGAGGAAAGTCCTCTAAGCACTTCATTTTAATCTATTAATTGTGGTAATCTATTCATTTGCTGTGGGATGATGACATGAATACAAACAGCAGATCAGAACCTTCCCAGCACACCAGGTACCATTAATGGCCAAAAGAAGCAGGTTTTACACTCTGCATTGCCTGCCAGCAGCTTACCAAGGATTTGTGTTACACTGTGGGAGGGGACAAcgtgaagaaataaaattcttaaGCTCTGAAAGCACTTCAAAAGGGAAATACTACCCCTATTTCACCCAGCAAAAAATCATAAAAACCTCTTAGTATTGCAAAGAGAGGcctaagaggaaaaaacaatacaaaaagcagcagcacagtaaAATATCAGCAGAGACCTTGAGAGAATCAGTGAGTTTTACTTTTGATAGAATCAATGAGTTTTATTTTCTGGTCACATGTTCATTCCCTGCCACTGCTCCCATTTGCAGAAGCAGCATCACTCTCCCCAGCATATCATGCTAAAAGCAACTGCAAACCAAAGGCATTTATTACCAATCCCTTCAATTAATGACAGCTTCGAGAAGAATGCACACTGGTTTGTCAATGAAATGGAAACAAGTAAAAACCCTGGCAATGAGaaaaagccaaaccattctctgaaaTTCACCTTTGGAGGCTCTCTAAACATCTGGTCCAGAGAAATGAACTCCAAGCTTGGCAGTAACTCAATGAACTGactgaaagagtccagcttgaTGGCATGGCACCTCACCAGGGTCAGGTCAACCAGGCGGGTCCACCTCGAGTGGTCTGGAACACAAGAGAGGCCTTTCCTGAGGGATTCCCACCTCAGTCCCTGTTTATCACCCCCTCTTCAGATCTGAGAGCAGCATCCTCTGGATCTccatcctgctcccagcaccaccatggCCCCAAAGCAAGCATCATCTACTGTACTTACTAACAACAGAACAAGCAGTACTAGAGCAGAGAAATTCTGGTTTAGCACAGAAATTCATATAATAGCTCTGAAATTTCAAAGGTGTGCAATACCTGTGATCCAATTATTTGGGTTATGTAGATGTGGGCAGTTGTAAATGACCAGATACttgatgaaagaaaaaacttcATTTACAGCTTTCATACCAATATCTGTAATAATTCCTGGGTTTTCAACCACATCAGCCAAGCCGTACCTCACCAAGTCCGTACTCGTCATTTTACCTACAAAAGAGAGGAGCAGACACAGCagtaaatttgtattttatagcAGGATTTTCTAACTCCCTACTGATCAGATCATTCCTTTAACAAAGCTCAGCTTTCCCAGTTTCAGGGAGTGAGGAAAGCCAGATTTGGCTGTATGAGATCAGCAGCCTCAACACATGCAACATTAATATTGTCATTAATCACTGAGAACATGATGGAAAACACAGCAATTTCTGAAATCCTTGTGTTATTTATGGATATAAAAAGTGTCATACACTGTAGTAAAAACTCATCAACGTAGCCTAGGTGAAGAGTTTCAAACTGTGGGAATTCCAGTTCAGCCAtcttcaaagcagaaaaaacaccATCTTTGGTCAAGGAAGGCTGGATCCGCACTTCGTGCAACCTGCAGGGAATTCAGAATTGCTCCTATCAAAATTCAGGCCAAAGACAGAAAACACTCCAGAAGGTGCCCTGTTCTAATAAAACAGAGACTCTGGCAGGACTCAGAGGCTATTTGCGGTTATTTTAATCACAGAACACTCTTGTTATGCAAAGTTTGTATGTGTATTCCTTAAACTCTGATGGTTGCTCTGGCTCTTGGATGTCATTTCTaagacatttattttgaaaaagagGAAGCCAAGAGAGATCTGAAGGGAGGTACCTTCGTGCAGCAGTTATGATGAGGTAGCCAAGATCCACTTCAAGTGCATTCTTGCAAGCTCCCAGGACTATAGTGTGCAAATTCCTAAAACCACCTGGCAAATAAAGAACAGTCTTCTTACACTCCAGCCTCACATCACAGCCCTCAACCCTACACATTTTCACCAGTGTTGTCTTAACCTTTTTCagcaaataaagaaaacaaatatttgcaTCTAACTACTCCAATTCTGGTTCTGCTCATCAACAAATGTAGCTCATTAAGAGTTAATTGCAGTTAAAATATCACAATTCCACCCAATACAGAGCATGTTCAGCACTATGACCATAGTTTCAAACAATCAAAAAAGAACATGCTACAGACAAAAAGCCCCCAGAATTTGCTAAagctttaattaatttatttatttttatttatgagGGAGTAGGAGTTTCCCACCAGATCTCCAGCTGTCTTCTACCACGTGCTGGATAAGTCCTCCAAGAAATGGAACACGGACCAGCTCCAAGTGCTCCAGATTCCTGGCAGAAGCCAGGCCTGTCACCAGGGGAACATACTTCAGAGAGTTTGTGGGTCCTGCACACAACAAGGCCAGAAAGACAGAGCAGATTGTTCACTTCTCCCTGAATTATCCCACAGAAGAACTAAAACACATCCACACAAATCCCTCTAGAGCAGGAAGTCAACAGAAGCACACAGCACCAAGtaagggacaggacagggggagACTTCTGCCCAACACCACAAATCAAACAAGGGCTGCTCTCAGAATGTGAAATTCCAAGACTTTAACAGAACCAGATTGCCTCCATGCTCTACCATCCCCTTCAGACAGGAAGAATCCCTCTTaccagcacagttcctcatgacAAAAGCACGTAAGCTGATACAAAGGAAATCTTTAAAAGGCTGTGGTTTGGTGAGTCTCACCCACTTCAAATAAAGGTGCCTCAGCATTGGGATACAAGGAATCTCAGGGACATTCACCCCTAATAAtacataaacaaaacaaacaaacattttaaacaaGCTTCAAACTAATCCTCTGCATGACAAATTCCTGGCTTTCAAAAGGAagcttttctgtgctttgtgGCAAGTGAGAAAAGCTGTGAACCCTTGAAACACAAGTTCTTCACCTTGGTTTGTCAATAATTCTTTAGAATTTGCCCTCTGCACCTGCTATCAAATATCCAGCTAAGATCTCCAAGATGCCACAGCCCAAACTCCCTCTCCTCCAAAGAATTACAAATCTGCAGAGTTTCAAAGCCTTTAAAGCCACCTGTGTTGAAGCCAACTACTTCACCACGACCACACTCACCTACTAAGTGCAAAGTCTGAATTTTAGCTCCTATAGGAATTTTCAGCTTGTTCTCAGGAGGAATTGGAAAAGCACCATTACGATTACGAAACTTCCCTAAAATGTGGACTTGGGGCATGTATGTCCAAATAGCTTCCACCAGCTCTAAATGAGAGGTCTCAACACCCTGGATAAAAGGAAGCAAAGCAAATGCTCTAACACCAgt is a window of Ammospiza caudacuta isolate bAmmCau1 chromosome 16, bAmmCau1.pri, whole genome shotgun sequence DNA encoding:
- the FBXO38 gene encoding F-box only protein 38 isoform X3, with amino-acid sequence MLRHLYLKWVRLTKPQPFKDFLCISLRAFVMRNCAGPTNSLKYVPLVTGLASARNLEHLELVRVPFLGGLIQHVVEDSWRSGGFRNLHTIVLGACKNALEVDLGYLIITAARRLHEVRIQPSLTKDGVFSALKMAELEFPQFETLHLGYVDEFLLQCKMTSTDLVRYGLADVVENPGIITDIGMKAVNEVFSFIKYLVIYNCPHLHNPNNWITDHSRWTRLVDLTLVRCHAIKLDSFSQFIELLPSLEFISLDQMFREPPKGCARVGLSAGTGIGVSSALVSNQNSNNDNDNNNNHQNNNNNNPNMHHNNHQHPNEQNEENELRQEGPAEEQQIGAEALNEMEEVAQEEGEAAGQGQDELPAPSQAVVPMEVDEEQAGPSGIQPAVKAAPITIHDSDSEDEEENMGTSRACISSSIAQNYSDGEEKSRDPVETREPSVSGKGKTPLRKRCSTSHGGQAKQFPVEESSCEKGCQVTSEQIKADMKAASDMPERSKSKDSYGSCSNAPASTATPSSCTAASPSPDCAQAAQRHCAGSSPAAGEECRQCGCSPCRREGCSEREPEESSVCSRCCSRAQRRRTSGGCDGESPSTSGACRDGPDFALRTLPDCGAAGEPGHDRTSGSACGAGSREQSTQPPGWQLDCKDEYPRRPLTRARSRLSHVPLVSEPEVAKPKPRQTTKRKRTADKSTSTSDPVIEDDHVQVLTLKSKNLVGITLTNCGITDLVLKDCPKMMFIHATRCRVLKHLKVENAPVVNRFDYAQCKKLNMDQVLDQILRMPPERNRIIYLRPMQQVDTLTLEQKIFSGPYPYHICIIHEFSNPPNVRNKVRVRSWMDTIANINQELIKYEFFPEATRTEEDLKKYPKYPWGRDIYTLEGIVDGAPYSMITDFPWLRSLRTAEPNSYARYDFEDDERTTIYAPRRKGQLSADICMETIGEEISELRQVRRGVFQRVVAIFIHYCDVNGEPVEDDYI
- the FBXO38 gene encoding F-box only protein 38 isoform X2 produces the protein MPQVHILGKFRNRNGAFPIPPENKLKIPIGAKIQTLHLVGVNVPEIPCIPMLRHLYLKWVRLTKPQPFKDFLCISLRAFVMRNCAGPTNSLKYVPLVTGLASARNLEHLELVRVPFLGGLIQHVVEDSWRSGGFRNLHTIVLGACKNALEVDLGYLIITAARRLHEVRIQPSLTKDGVFSALKMAELEFPQFETLHLGYVDEFLLQCKMTSTDLVRYGLADVVENPGIITDIGMKAVNEVFSFIKYLVIYNCPHLHNPNNWITDHSRWTRLVDLTLVRCHAIKLDSFSQFIELLPSLEFISLDQMFREPPKGCARVGLSAGTGIGVSSALVSNQNSNNDNDNNNNHQNNNNNNPNMHHNNHQHPNEQNEENELRQEGPAEEQQIGAEALNEMEEVAQEEGEAAGQGQDELPAPSQAVVPMEVDEEQAGPSGIQPAVKAAPITIHDSDSEDEEENMGTSRACISSSIAQNYSDGEEKSRDPVETREPSVSGKGKTPLRKRCSTSHGGQAKQFPVEESSCEKGCQVTSEQIKADMKAASDMPERSKSKDSYGSCSNAPASTATPSSCTAASPSPDCAQAAQRHCAGSSPAAGEECRQCGCSPCRREGCSEREPEESSVCSRCCSRAQRRRTSGGCDGESPSTSGACRDGPDFALRTLPDCGAAGEPGHDRTSGSACGAGSREQSTQPPGWQLDCKDEYPRRPLTRARSRLSHVPLVSEPEVAKPKPRQTTKRKRTADKSTSTSDPVIEDDHVQVLTLKSKNLVGITLTNCGITDLVLKDCPKMMFIHATRCRVLKHLKVENAPVVNRFDYAQCKKLNMDQVLDQILRMPPERNRIIYLRPMQQVDTLTLEQKIFSGPYPYHICIIHEFSNPPNVRNKVRVRSWMDTIANINQELIKYEFFPEATRTEEDLKKYPKYPWGRDIYTLEGIVDGAPYSMITDFPWLRSLRTAEPNSYARYDFEDDERTTIYAPRRKGQLSADICMETIGEEISELRQVRRGVFQRVVAIFIHYCDVNGEPVEDDYI
- the FBXO38 gene encoding F-box only protein 38 isoform X1 translates to MGPRRKTVKAVSREGAESTKAEEPKDYMNQLSHEVLCHIFRYLPLQDIMCMECLSRKLKEAVTLYLRVVKVVDLCAGHWWEYMPTGFTDSSFLTLLRKMPDIEQLYGLHPRYLERRRVRGHEAFSIPGVLEALQACPNLLGVETSHLELVEAIWTYMPQVHILGKFRNRNGAFPIPPENKLKIPIGAKIQTLHLVGVNVPEIPCIPMLRHLYLKWVRLTKPQPFKDFLCISLRAFVMRNCAGPTNSLKYVPLVTGLASARNLEHLELVRVPFLGGLIQHVVEDSWRSGGFRNLHTIVLGACKNALEVDLGYLIITAARRLHEVRIQPSLTKDGVFSALKMAELEFPQFETLHLGYVDEFLLQCKMTSTDLVRYGLADVVENPGIITDIGMKAVNEVFSFIKYLVIYNCPHLHNPNNWITDHSRWTRLVDLTLVRCHAIKLDSFSQFIELLPSLEFISLDQMFREPPKGCARVGLSAGTGIGVSSALVSNQNSNNDNDNNNNHQNNNNNNPNMHHNNHQHPNEQNEENELRQEGPAEEQQIGAEALNEMEEVAQEEGEAAGQGQDELPAPSQAVVPMEVDEEQAGPSGIQPAVKAAPITIHDSDSEDEEENMGTSRACISSSIAQNYSDGEEKSRDPVETREPSVSGKGKTPLRKRCSTSHGGQAKQFPVEESSCEKGCQVTSEQIKADMKAASDMPERSKSKDSYGSCSNAPASTATPSSCTAASPSPDCAQAAQRHCAGSSPAAGEECRQCGCSPCRREGCSEREPEESSVCSRCCSRAQRRRTSGGCDGESPSTSGACRDGPDFALRTLPDCGAAGEPGHDRTSGSACGAGSREQSTQPPGWQLDCKDEYPRRPLTRARSRLSHVPLVSEPEVAKPKPRQTTKRKRTADKSTSTSDPVIEDDHVQVLTLKSKNLVGITLTNCGITDLVLKDCPKMMFIHATRCRVLKHLKVENAPVVNRFDYAQCKKLNMDQVLDQILRMPPERNRIIYLRPMQQVDTLTLEQKIFSGPYPYHICIIHEFSNPPNVRNKVRVRSWMDTIANINQELIKYEFFPEATRTEEDLKKYPKYPWGRDIYTLEGIVDGAPYSMITDFPWLRSLRTAEPNSYARYDFEDDERTTIYAPRRKGQLSADICMETIGEEISELRQVRRGVFQRVVAIFIHYCDVNGEPVEDDYI